Below is a window of Desulfobacterales bacterium DNA.
CCTCTGATCAACAGATTCACCCGCTGGGGGATCCACCCGAACGCCTTTACCCTGGCCGGTTTTGTCTTCTCACTGATAGCGGCTGCGGCTCTGTATATGCAACATTTGCGCATCGGCGGAATTCTTATCTTGACAGGCGGTTTATGCGATTGCATTGATGGCGGTCTGGCGCGGGCAATGGGCAAAGACAGCCGATTCGGTGCGCTGTTTGACTCCACGATTGATCGCTATTCAGAGTTTGCCATTTTTTTGGGTATCCTTGCCTATTGTCTGACAAACAATGCCGGTTTGACAACGGTGGTGGCTTTCATGGCTTTATGTGGCTCCATCATGGTCAGTTACTCCCGGGCCCGGGCGGAGAGTCTCGGGTTTGAATCTCAAACGGGATTGATGCAAAGACCGGAACGGATTGTTTTTCTTGGAGGGGGTGCGTTGATCCATCCGGTGGCTTTTACAGCGGCCATTTGGGCTGTTGCCATTTTTGCAAACCTGACGGCTTTGCAGCGCCTCCGCCACACCCAGCAGCAGAATCAAGCAAAAATAATGAAAAACCAAACCTCGCGAGATCACGAAATCCTTTAGAGTTGTCTATTTTGGTGTTTCCTTGGTTTTATCCCCCACTGCTGCTCATACAGATGGTCAACAATGGCGCGTGAGTTGCACGCAGCAGAAAGGGTTTCCAGGATTGGCAGGATCGGCACAACCCCAGATCCCGCAAGTTGGCTCAATATATCATCAACTCGGCTGAAGGTATGATGCATCGGGTAAGATGAAGCAGGCTCAGGGCGCACGGCAAACGGCGCAAGGTAGTGGATAGGGAACACCAAAGAAAGATTATTCAATTATTAGGCCTTGTGCCCTGTACCTTGCGCCTTTATCCGATCAAAAGGTGTCATGCTGTGTTCTGGCAATGATCTCCTCCTGATGGTCCACATCCAGATCCACAAAATAATCGCTGTAGCCGGCCACCCTGACCAGCAGATCACGATAATCATCAGGCGCCTGCTGGGCTTTGCGCAAGGTGGCCGAATCGATGATATTAAACTGGATGTGATGCCCGTTGAGATTGAAGTAGGTTCGGATCAGATGGCACAGCTTTTCAATACCGTCTTCATCTTTGAGGACATCGGGCAAAAATCTCTGATTTAAAAGCGTCCCACCGGATTTAACCTGATCCATCTTGGCCAACGATTTGATGACCGCTGTCGGACCATTGCGATCTGCACCATGCGACGGAGAGGTACCGTCTGAAATTGGCAATCCCGCCAGCCGTCCGTTGGCAGACGCGCCCAACATTTTCCCGAAGTACACATGGCAGGTTGTTGACAGCATATTCAGATGATATGTC
It encodes the following:
- a CDS encoding CDP-alcohol phosphatidyltransferase family protein, encoding MTQPLSRLLPENLQNRFLGLLTPLINRFTRWGIHPNAFTLAGFVFSLIAAAALYMQHLRIGGILILTGGLCDCIDGGLARAMGKDSRFGALFDSTIDRYSEFAIFLGILAYCLTNNAGLTTVVAFMALCGSIMVSYSRARAESLGFESQTGLMQRPERIVFLGGGALIHPVAFTAAIWAVAIFANLTALQRLRHTQQQNQAKIMKNQTSRDHEIL